One genomic region from SAR92 clade bacterium H455 encodes:
- a CDS encoding sulfotransferase, with product MEELDWVRRLNYHGSMASGAKNIVPIDHYELIDLAITGTGLSDFGDDLWQRQYQVYIERLNHINKVHLLGRIRIKTLLLNGLMNRLLIIEKIKRAPEIKNEPIKKPIFITGLPRTGTTILFSLLSLDPTLRSPKGYEVASPAENAARSRKEKINSEQRAQCLFDFEMDIHRGVKSMHNHRQDYSVECQNIMLNTLTMFHREIIADHTSQISYENSLSQYIWHKKVLQILQHKASQKKWLLKCPSHINSLDKLFSVYPDAQILHIHRDPVLAIPSCAKLLKFLTESYCIKNEFQKTFEDFVSYLEISLRKTIKYKQLLELKGVTIHDIQLSDLETRPIDTIRDIYTKLGMTFTEDMKIEIISHLKNNQRQKYERYSKYPSVVTHPTFKLRNQFKFYTDYYHIPTK from the coding sequence GAAAAATATTGTCCCGATAGATCATTATGAATTAATTGATCTAGCCATCACAGGTACTGGCCTAAGTGATTTTGGGGACGATCTATGGCAGCGCCAGTATCAAGTTTACATTGAGCGCTTAAACCACATTAACAAAGTTCATTTGCTAGGCCGGATTAGAATAAAGACTCTATTATTAAATGGCCTTATGAATAGACTTTTAATTATAGAGAAAATTAAGCGCGCCCCTGAAATCAAGAATGAGCCCATAAAGAAACCAATATTTATAACTGGCCTCCCCAGAACGGGGACAACAATACTGTTCTCACTGCTATCATTAGACCCCACATTAAGGAGCCCAAAGGGGTACGAAGTAGCTAGTCCAGCCGAGAACGCCGCCCGATCCCGCAAAGAAAAGATTAATTCGGAACAGAGGGCCCAATGTTTATTTGACTTTGAAATGGATATTCACAGGGGAGTTAAATCAATGCATAACCATCGACAGGACTATTCTGTCGAATGTCAAAACATCATGCTAAATACACTAACAATGTTCCATCGAGAAATAATCGCGGATCACACAAGCCAAATATCATACGAAAATTCACTATCACAGTACATTTGGCACAAGAAAGTCCTTCAAATTTTGCAGCATAAAGCCTCCCAAAAAAAATGGCTCCTAAAATGCCCGTCACATATAAATTCACTTGATAAACTTTTTAGCGTGTACCCTGACGCCCAAATATTGCATATTCATAGAGACCCCGTACTCGCCATTCCCTCCTGCGCAAAATTACTTAAGTTTTTAACAGAATCATATTGCATAAAAAATGAGTTTCAAAAAACATTCGAAGATTTTGTTTCTTATTTGGAAATCTCTCTACGAAAAACAATTAAGTATAAACAGTTATTAGAACTGAAAGGGGTTACCATTCATGACATTCAACTAAGTGATTTAGAAACTCGTCCAATTGATACTATTAGAGATATTTACACAAAATTAGGGATGACATTTACTGAAGACATGAAGATAGAAATCATTTCTCATTTAAAAAACAATCAACGACAAAAGTACGAGCGCTACTCAAAATACCCCTCAGTGGTCACTCACCCAACCTTTAAACTACGCAACCAGTTCAAGTTTTATACTGATTACTATCACATACCAACTAAATAG